The following nucleotide sequence is from Arvicola amphibius chromosome 1, mArvAmp1.2, whole genome shotgun sequence.
GGGCCTAGAGAAGATGCACAGCATCACAGGAGACCGAGGCAGCCAGATGGCTGTGCAGCTCCAGGACTGGGATGGCAATGCCAAATTGCTCCAGTTTCCCATCCACTTGGGGGGCGAGGACACAGCCTACAGCCTGCAGCTCACAGAGCCCACAGCCAGTGAGCTGGGTGCCACCAATGTCTCCCCCAATGGCCTTTCCTTACCCTTCTCTACCTGGGACCAAGATCACGACCTGCGAGGGGACCTCAACTGTGCCAAGAGCCTCTCTGGTAAGCAGATTTTCCTCAACTGTAGTCCACATTCAGGACCAAAGGATATCAGCCCTGGGgcccttttttttctgcttgcctGCTGTGTGCACTTGGTCCAGTCACTGAATTAATCTCTTCTGTTTTCAGTTTTCCCGTCTTTAAAGTAGCCATACTTGTGGTATCCACTCTTCAGGGTTATTTTGAAAATTCAATGAGAACATTTGCAGGGGGCTAGCTGGTGTTGGGCAAAGCCAAGACAGATCTTGGGTCTTGTGCATGTTAGCcaagcattctgccactgagctgcaaCCTAGCCCCTGGTGATTGTGTTCTAGTTGTCCAACACCAGGTCTcaatagctctggctggccttgaacttattatATAGCCAAACATGACCTTAAAAGGTcagtctctacttcccaagtgcttgggtaGCAGGCATGTGCCAGCAGGCTCCTTcccatggtgctggagatcaatCTCATGATTTCATACATACTGGGCAAGCACTTTAACAACTGAATTACAACAACAGCCCTCCTTGTGTTTCATCTGTAAAgacaggttagcctcaaacttcctATCAccctgctttagcctcctgagCTTTGTGATTACAGTGTTGGACCAGCAAGCCCTGCTCCATAGTGTAGCCGAGTTGGTAGAGAGCATTTCTACCATGAGCAAAGGCCTATGTTTCATCCCCGACACCATATAAACCAAGCACGGTAGCACACAATGGTAACTGTAGCACTCAGAGTAGAGGCAGGAGTAACAGAAGgttaaggttatccttggctacctagagagtttgaggccagcctgactaagagaccctgtctcaaaaacaaacaaacaaacaaaaagccagggcTTGTGCATTAGCTCAGTCAGTAAGCATGAAGACTTAGTTTGATCTCcagacctacatggtggaaggagagaactgactcccacaagttgtcctctgaccctcccaccactgtggcatgtgcacacccacacacatatgcacatgcacacaaaataaatgaatgtaataaattCTAAAGGTCTAAAATCCAAAGTTCATCTTCTTGCCAGCTGTGTCCTCTCACAGTATGGAAGCGCAAGACTCTGACCTCGTCTTCTGTGCTCTAACCCTGTAGGTGGCTGGTGGTTTGGCACCTGCAGCCACTCCAATCTCAATGGACAGTACTTCCACTCCATCCCACGGCAGCGGCAGCAGCGCAAAAAGGGGATCTTCTGGAAAACGTGGAAGGGCCGCTACTACCCACTTCAGGCTACCACCCTGCTGATTCAGCCCCTGGAGGCCACAGCAGCTTCCTAGCCTCCTTGGAGCCTGGTCCCACACCAGAGGACAGTGACTTTGCTTGTGACCCTAAGATATCGCCAATCTCTGTTGGGGACAGGAGCTCCAAGTGGGGCTACCTGGAATCAGAGAAGAGGCCCATGACTGGAGAGACTGGAGGACCCCTTTTCCGTGTTGGGGGTCTGCACGTAGTGTTGTCTGAAACAGTCAGAGCAACAAGAAACAAATGGCCCAGACCCAGGAAGCAGGGGCTCAAGGGGCATTGAGACTCATTTCTTGCCTGGCAGAGAAGTCGGGGATGCAGAGGGACCACTTGGGTCCAACTAGCTGGGCCCTTAAATGGCAGACTCAGTCATATTGACTGTCTGGGAGACAGGGTTCCCAGGAGCCCTGGATTTGTATTCTCATGGTGctgctgtgggtgctgtggaTGAATGGGTGCCAACTGTGGTTACTGGGCACAGCTCACAGCATTCTTGGAATAAAAACAACCTCAGAACACTTTGTTCTctgttgtttcatttgttttttttttttaaagcaaatagtTTCAAAGTTGGCGTAAACATGTTCCTTGGGTGGAGACTGTATTCCCAGATCTCTTAAGGGCAGGCCTGTTGTTGTTTCTTCCACCTCTAGCAAGTAATCTCAGCCTCCTTCTTTTAGTGCTTCATGATGTGGgtctctcttgtttttatttcagaatcTCCAaacagggccagggagatgatCAATGACCaggaacacttgttcttgcagaggacctgggtttggttctcagcacccacatggcaggtaaCAACTGTCATTAACTTTAGTTCTAGGGATTcagtgcctcttctgacctccacaggctcctgcacaTATGTGATACACaggcatacactcaggcacacacacacacacacacacacacacacacacacacacaccttaaaaaattagagctggggagatggtttagaGGGTTAAGACACTTGCTGCCTAAGCCTCATGACCGAGTTGAAACCCCCAAACTTaaaggtggaaggacagaatgaACTCCACAACGTTGTCCTTTGatcaaagttgtcctttgaccaccACGTGCAAGGCATAGCACATGGGCTGGCACACAGACATCATACCCATGATaatcagttttttaaatttttaaaaattaaaaatcctaaaaaaattaaaaatcataaaacttaCACAATTTAATCATTAGGAAATCAGGTAATGGAAAAAGTTAAAACCCCTTCCTGATAGCACCAGAAGGGGTGCACATGTATCCTcagaacttgggaagtggagacaggagaattgccaaGTTCTATGCCAGACTAAGTAATACAATAAGACTCTGGATGCTGGGGATGTCGCTCGATTGGTCGTGCCTGGTGTGCACAGTTTCgagcttccatccccagcacccctgCATAAATAGCGTATAGTGGTAGATAACCTACAATGCCGgtctttggaggtggaggcatgAGGATGAGAACTTCGAGGTAATCTGGgtgcactggctggttttgtgtgtcaacttgacacaagctaaagtcgtCAGAGGGGAATGAGCCTCAGTGGAGGAAATGCCTTCCTGAGTTCCAGCTGTAAGACATGATCTCGCTTTCGGTTTTCGGCTCGGAGGAGGCAACGGTGCAACTTTCTTCGGTCGTCCGGAATCCGGGTTCATCCGACACCAGCCGCCTCCACCATGCCGCCCAAGTTCGACCCCAACGAGACAAAAGTCGTGTACCTGAGGTGCACCGGAGGTGAGGTCGGCGCCACATCCGCCTTGGCCCCCAAGATCGGCCCCCTGGGTCTGTCTCCGAAAAAAGTTGGTGATGATATTGCCAAGGCAACCGGTGACTGGAAAGGCCTGAGGATTACAGTGAAACTGACCATTCAGAACAGACAGGCCCAGATTGAGGTggtgccctctgcctctgccctgatcATCAAAACCCTCAAGGAGCCaccaagagacaggaagaagcagaagaacatTAAACACAGTGTAAATATCACTTTCGACGAGATTGTCAACATTGTCCGGCAGATGCGACACAGGTCTTTAGCCAGAGAACTTTCTGGAACTATTAAAGAGATCCTGGGAACTGCACAGTCTGTGGGCTGCAATGTGGATGGGCGCCACCCTCATGACATCATTGATGACATCAACAGTGGTGCCGTGGAATGTCCAGCTAGCTAAGAAGcaacaagagaaaatatttcaataaaagaccatttgcttaaaaaaaaaagacatgatctcaatggtgccactgtgggtggcaccgtcCCCGGGCTGCtgatcctgggttctgtaagaaggtgggctgagcaagcccgAGAAGCAAGGCAGTAAGTAGCATTTCCCATAGCCTCCAGGATCCtatctgagttcctgtcctgatttcctcgAATGATGAatagcaatgtggaagtgtgagccaaataaaccctttccttcccagcttgctcATTGGTCCTgatgtttcatcgcagcaatagaaaccctaactaaaacaatgggctacaagaaagaaaaggaagagaaaaaagtaaaatgagatgAGATTAATTTTAGAAATCTCTAAGCCTGATGGTCTAACGCACACTTGTAATTTCAGgatttgggaagttgaggcaggggtATCAGGAACACCATGAATTTGAACccaacttgggctacacagtttgactctatctcagaaaaattttttttaacattttattcatttattaatatatGGGGGCAAGCTTCTGCCATGATGCATGCCTATGTGaaattcagagaacaacttgcaggaactgATCCTTCATGTGTATCTCGGGAACCTCCTTCACCTGTAGAGACTTCTTCCCTGTGCCATAAAAACATTTCTTATGTGGAGCTGAAcgtatggctcagtggtacagtgtaTTCCTCATCTGGATGAGGCCATGGGTCTGGCtccctagcaacacacacacacacacacacacacacacacacacacttttcattgAATCCATTTTATAGAAATATATCACTATATTACTATTTCAACAAACTTTAATTTATATTCAATTTCAATAATATATTACTATTTCAACATATGATCAATATTTTACAGAGTTTTTGCATTTCAAGATAGGATCTCTGACTGACCTCCAACTCAATATGGAATGGAGGCTTCCCTCGATCCTTCTATCTCCACTTTCTGATTGCTTGCTTCTAAGACAGGTTAGATTCACTATTCCCAGCTTATATTATACTTTAATTTCTTCTAAGACATTAGACCCTTGCATGTATTACCTGTTTGTGGCACTTCTCAGTTTGGAGCAGCCTTGCCACACAAACTTAACACACACGAGCCACTGGCCAGTGGCTGCCATATTACACAGCATATTGCTACACAAATACTAACACAAGGGTTTTGGGTAAGTTCTTAACATTTTTGGCCATACATGAAGCATTGTTCTGTGTCATAAAAACACATTTGGGtctgatgagatggctcacttGGAAAAAGAGctgcctaacatgggtgctgCAAATCAAacatgggtcttctgcaagaacagcaagcactgtCAATTGCAGGGCATTTCTTGAGCcctatttttagtattttgagaAATCTCCATGATGATTTCCATACAGGTTAAACGAGTTTGTGGTCCCACCAGCCCTGTATATGggctgtcttctgtcttcattCTCACCAGTGTTGGCTATtaatgtttgcttgctttctgctgttggttttgttttgttttgtttgaaacagagtgctactgtgtagccctagctggtttggaacttactatgtatatCAGGttatttgctatttgttttgttttggttctggttttttaaccaagaaactctgtctttgaCAGAGTTTccctatgtagacctggctgatgttgaattcagagacccacttccctctgcctctcaagtggcATACACTGCTACACCAGGCcagattatttgtttttcttaatggcTGCCTTTCTGAGTGGTGTAAGAGGtaggggtggttttttttttgtgatttgttttgttttaatatttaagagctggagttacaaacggTAGggagttgcctgatgtgggtgctggaaccaaactgTGGTCAAAGAATAGTAAaggctcttaacagctgagccgtcTCATTTGCACTTCTCTCATGGCTAGTGAGGGGAGTATTTTCCCGTGTCTACTGAGCATGTATACTCCATCCTTTCAGTActgcctgctcatctcatcacccACCTTTCTGACTGGGTAGTTCGGTTTTGCTATTGTTTGACCTATTTATTGAGTGACTAAACATGCCAAGTCCTATGTCAGACATCAAgatctctgcccttcctcacgTAGCTGCTCTTCCAAGCAGCTCCCATGGGAACAGGTTAATGTTTAACTGGAGATCTAAACTGGAACACTATTGAGATTAAAATGTGTTGCTGTCAACAATTAAGAAGGATGATAGATGTAACATGGCTTACTCTCGGGCATATCAGgatgatatacatacacacaaataggcaaaacattcatacacataagatatttaaatttatttaaagattttatttatttttatgtatacattgttctgactccatgtatgcctgcaggcccgaagagggcaccagatctcattgcagatggttgtgagccaccatgtggttgctgggaattgaactcaggacctctggaagagcagtcagtgctcttaactgctgagccatctctccagccccaagatttttaaatttttttaaagagggctAAAGATGAATAATTTGCCAACTGACCTGaaatatcgtgtgtgtgtgtgtgtgtgtgtgtgtgtgtgtgtgtgtgtgtgtgtgtgataaggtTTTTCTTagccctaactatcctggaactctctctgtagacctgacTAGCCTCGAATtcaaagatctgcctacttctgcctgtCCAGTGCAGTGCTGGCTGGATCCACAGCACCTCAACTGTCTGCCATTATTGAGTCACTTGGCCGTGTAAAATCTTTAACACAGGTGTGTTTTTCTAGGAACTTCTGCTCACAACTTATGGTTACCTTGAATTCCAGGTATATTGGATCTTCATAGGACAAAGGATCCCAAAAATGAGAGAAGTTATCTACATTGGGGAGGTTGCACCCTGGAGCAGATAGATGATCATCCTGTAGGAAACCAGATTGATCCCCTGCGTGGCTGGTGATGATGCTAACAGGCACTAACAATGGTTTATAGTTTAACAGACTGACACCTTATCAGTCACCAGAGAGAAGGAACCGGGACCATTTCTAGACCAAGACTACGTGATTACACACACATcttgtccttcctctctctaAAGCCAAAAGTTCACAGCAGCACCCTGAAGAGGAACTTGTGGTTTCCTTCCCCCCTGTGGACACCGATTAAGTCTCCGCTCTCTGCTTTACAATGttatttacctcttttttttttaagattttttatttattatgtatacaacattctgcctcgatgtatgcccgcacgccagaggagggtgccaggtctcagtacagatggttgtgagccaccatgtggttgctgggaattgaactcaggacctccggaagaccagccagtgctcttaacctctgagtcatctctccagcccctgttattTACCTCTTTAATTGGTGTATTAGGATACTGAGCCTGGCTGGCTGAAATTTCAGGAGCAGTGCCTTTTGCTTCAAACTCTAGTTGTAGGTATGTTGAaataggcaggaggattgggagtacAAGGCTAGCTCAATacacaacaaaactaaaaacaaaacaaaacccaaa
It contains:
- the LOC119824940 gene encoding 60S ribosomal protein L12-like gives rise to the protein MPPKFDPNETKVVYLRCTGGEVGATSALAPKIGPLGLSPKKVGDDIAKATGDWKGLRITVKLTIQNRQAQIEVVPSASALIIKTLKEPPRDRKKQKNIKHSVNITFDEIVNIVRQMRHRSLARELSGTIKEILGTAQSVGCNVDGRHPHDIIDDINSGAVECPAS